A single window of Gossypium hirsutum isolate 1008001.06 chromosome A10, Gossypium_hirsutum_v2.1, whole genome shotgun sequence DNA harbors:
- the LOC107902060 gene encoding uncharacterized protein isoform X3 — MIGTAEVNDGLYVWNKNSSKEGMALSTSKDDSIMLWHRRLGHPNFMYLKKLFPLLFLNKKISSLNCEVCQLSKHTCVPYPLKPYVQSQPFSLIHSDLWGASRVKNITGARWFITFIDDHTRVCWVYLLKEKSEVSRVFKNFHSMIRTQFNSNIHTLRTDNGREYFNSILSPYLSEQGIIHQSSCLDTPQQNGVSERKNRHLVAVARALMFTMGVPKYLWGEAVLTACYLISRLPSKVLNFQTPLHTFQKNFPLFRAPNLPTKTFGCKAFVHNHQPNRSKLDPRAHTCVFIGYSPAQKGYKCYSPTLHRMFVSLDVTFFENEPYFSASHLQGEILSEDETLSNLLIIPQDSISPTTTTKPAENPTATVIPVLEPVSPTTTTKPAENPTATVIPVLEPVFPISTVQQQETRVINHTNEEKQPTHSEKQGKTQGLRVYSRRHQLPETETAVPMPSLPKDCPEEEVSPPSSIHPPIAVRKGTRSCSQHPISRYGPCQTPTLGFCVQRYLQINTFKPEKFWALHPYIIQNGYELQLEWKRQKLFDIDVAMMFQKLVTEDGILEVIVVSEKQETKGRPSGLNTVNLLKVASSALGYGPQTAMQLAERLYTQGFISYPRTESTAYPSSFDFEGTLKVLENNPSWRDCVQRLLAEGYHKPRTGTDAGDHPPITPMRPATEDVLGNDSWRLYQYICQHFMGTVSPDCKYVRTKIEFSIGGEFFHCIGQRVTVQGFTYIMPWLAINEKNLPQFTKGEKIEVSRVELYEGETSPPDYLSESELISLMEKNGIGTDASIPVHINNICERNYVQVQAGRRLVPTTLGITLIRGYQCIDPDLCLPDIRSFIEHQITLVAKGQANHSRVVQHVLQQFMQKFCYFLQQIENMDALFEAQFSPLADSGRNLSRCGKCLRYMKYISAQPQRMFCGTCEEVYYLPQKGTIKLYKELTCPLDNFELLIFSLPGPEGKSFPLCPYCYNSPPFEGIDTLFGSAKIGSTGKLGKGAGMPCFLCPHPTCRHSVVAQGVCACPECSGTLVLDPVSAPKWRLYCNKCNCLVLLPEGAHRIATTRDRCAECDSTIIEVDFNKKTTPLEDGATLHTGCILCDELLHSLVEVKHGKSFSRGFGARGRGRGRGTGRGRGGYRGTGRTAGKKVDPRMSFRDF, encoded by the exons ATGATTGGCACTGCTGAAGTTAATGATGGCTTATATGTTTGGAACAAAAACAGTTCAAAAGAAGGGATGGCCTTATCTACATCAAAAGACGATTCTATCATGCTATGGCATCGTAGACTAGGACACCCGAATTTCATGTACTTGAAGAAACTGTTTCCTCTACTatttctaaataagaaaattagttCATTGAACTGTGAAGTTTGTCAACTGTCTAAACATACTTGTGTCCCTTATCCTTTGAAACCTTATGTTCAATCTCAACCTTTCTCTTTAATTCACAGCGATCTATGGGGAGCCAGTCGAGTAAAAAACATCACAGGGGCTAGGTGGTTCATAACTTTCATTGATGACCACACTAGAGTTTGTTGGGTCTATCTCCTTAAAGAAAAATCCGAAGTCTCTAGagtcttcaaaaattttcattcaatgatTCGAACTCAGTTCAATTCAAATATTCACACCCTTAGAACTGATAATGGGAGAGAGTACTTTAATTCTATCCTAAGTCCTTATCTTTCTGAGCAAGGAATCATACATCAAAGTTCTTGTCTTGACACCCCTCAACAAAACGGGGTTTCCGAGAGGAAAAACAGACACCTTGTAGCCGTGGCTCGTGCCCTTATGTTTACTATGGGTGTACCAAAGTATTTATGGGGAGAAGCTGTCCTCACTGCTTGTTATCTTATAAGCCGACTTCCATCAAAGGTATTAAACTTTCAAACACCTTTacatacttttcaaaaaaattttccctTGTTTCGTGCTCCTAATCTCCCAACCAAAACATTTGGTTGCAAAGCATTTGTCCACAACCATCAACCTAACCGATCTAAACTTGATCCTAGAGCTCACACTTGTGTCTTTATTGGTTATTCACCTGCACAAAAAGGGTACAAGTGCTACTCTCCAACCTTACACCGGATGTTTGTGTCCCTTGATGTTACTTTCTTCGAAAACGAGCCATATTTTTCAGCCTctcatcttcagggggagatACTTAGTGAAGATGAGACCTTGAGCAATCTTCTCATTATACCTCAAGACTCTATCAGCCCTACCACCACTACAAAACCTGCTGAAAATCCTACAGCCACTGTTATTCCTGTTTTGGAACCTGTCAGCCCTACCACAACTACAAAACCTGCTGAAAATCCTACAGCCACTGTTATTCCTGTTTTGGAACCTGTTTTTCCTATCTCCACTGTTCAGCAACAAGAAACAAGGGTGATTAATCATACTAATGAAGAAAAACAGCCCACTCATTCTGAAAAACAAGGAAAAACTCAGGGACTTCGTGTATACTCTCGGAGACATCAGCTGCCTGAGACCGAAACAGCAGTGCCTATGCCATCTTTACCCAAGGACTGTCCTGAGGAAGAAGTTTCTCCTCCATCTTCCATCCATCCTCCAATTGCAGTAAGAAAGGGCACTAGGAGCTGCAGTCAACATCCCATTTCTCG CTATGGACCATGTCAAACTCCTACCCTTGGGTTTTGCGTACAGCGTTATCTGCAAATTAATACTTTCAAACCTGAAAAATTTTGGGCATTACATCCTTATATTATTCAGAATGGTTATGAGCTCCAGCTAGAATGGAAACGTCAAAAGTTGTTTGACATAGAT GTTGCTATGATGTTTCAAAAGTTGGTGACTGAGGATGGAATTCTTGAAGTAATTGTTGTATCAGAAAAACAGGAAACTAAAGGTCGACCTTCTGGTCTCAATACAGTAAATCTTTTGAAG GTTGCTTCAAGTGCATTAGGCTATGGACCTCAGACAGCCATGCAACTTGCTGAACGCTTATACACTCAAGGCTTCATAAG CTATCCGCGAACTGAAAGTACAGCATATCCTTCATCATTTGACTTCGAAGGCACGCTTAAGGTACTAGAGAACAATCCATCATGGCGTGATTGTGTCCAAAGACTGCTTGCTGAAGGTTATCATAAACCACGGACAGGAACAGATGCTGGTGATCATCCTCCTATAACTCCAATGCGACCAGCAACTGAGGATGTTCTTGGGAATGATTCTTGGAGATTATATCAGTATATCTGTCAACATTTTATGGGAACTGTGTCTCCTGACTGCAAATATGTGAG GACAAAAATAGAATTTTCAATTGGTGGAGAATTCTTCCATTGCATTGGGCAGCGTGTCACAGTACaaggatttacatatattatgCCATGGTTGGCCATAAATGAGAAAAATCTACCCCAGTTTACAAAGGGAGAGAAAATTGAAGTTTCAAGAGTGGAGTTATATGAG GGTGAAACTTCACCTCCTGATTATCTCAGTGAGAGTGAGCTCATTTCTCTAATGGAGAAGAACGGGATAGGCACAGATGCATCAATACCTGTGCATATAAACAACATATGTGAACGGAACTATGTTCAG GTTCAAGCTGGTAGGAGGTTGGTTCCAACTACTTTAGGCATAACATTGATAAGAGGCTATCAATGTATTGATCCGGATCTTTGTTTGCCAGACATACGCAGTTTCATTGAGCACCAGATCACTTTGGTTGCTAAGGGTCAGGCCAATCATTCTCGTGTTGTGCAGCATGTACTCCAACAATTCATGCAAAAATTCTGTTATTTTCTTCAGCAG ATAGAGAACATGGATGCATTGTTTGAAGCACAATTCTCTCCACTAGCTGATTCGGGGCGTAATCTTAGTAGATGTGGTAAATGTTTGCGGTACATGAAGTACATTTCTGCACAACCACAACGTATGTTTTGTGGCACATGTGAAGAAGTTTACTATCTTCCTCAAAAAGGCACAATCAAG TTGTACAAGGAACTTACATGTCCACTGGATAATTTCGAGCTTTTGATCTTCTCCTTGCCCGGTCCGGAAGGCAAGTCATTCCCCCTTTGCCCGTACTGCTATAATAGCCCTCCATTTGAAGGAATAGACACTCTCTTTGGTTCTGCAAAGATAGGTAGTACAGGGAAGTTGGGGAAGGGAGCAGGCATGCCGTGCTTCCTCTGCCCACACCCCACATGCCGACATTCTGTGGTGGCCCAGGGAGTCTGTGCTTGCCCTGAATGCAGCGGAACACTAGTTTTAGACCCAGTAAGTGCTCCGAAATGGAGACTGTATTGCAACAAATGCAATTGCCTTGTCTTACTCCCCGAGGGTGCTCACCGCATTGCCACCACCCGAGACCGCTGTGCTGAATGTGACTCAACAATCATAGAGGTagattttaataagaaaacaactCCTTTGGAAGATGGAGCTACATTGCATACTGGTTGCATTCTTTGTGACGAGTTGCTTCATTCACTTGTGGAGGTGAAGCATGGTAAATCATTTAGCCGAGGCTTTGGTGCAAGAGGAAGAGGCAGAGGAAGAGGAACAGGTAGAGGTAGAGGTGGATATAGGGGAACAGGGCGTACAGCTGGAAAAAAGGTCGACCCTAGAATGAGTTTCCGAGATTTTTGA